Within Vicia villosa cultivar HV-30 ecotype Madison, WI linkage group LG1, Vvil1.0, whole genome shotgun sequence, the genomic segment ttaaaaattttgataagtaactttgtcttccgttaatattcaatattttaatcaataactctgtgctcccgttaatgttcaatattttaaatattaacgggatattcgtgcattcgcacggggaccagtgtggtacgctcatttgttttaatattcaatattttgatcagtaacttcatgttcccgttaatgttcaatatttcgatcagtaatttcatgttcccgttaatattcaatattttgattagtaattcatgttctcgttaatattcaatattttattcagtaacttcatgttcccgttaatattcaatattttgattaataacttcatgttcttgcttattttgttcaatattatatttttttaaagaaattgatgtaattattattatgatacaaTTCGTTCAGCAAAgatacataataaaattaaaaatgaaattgataaagaatagaataatgaagtgctattttattaatatgcaataaaaattggaaagatcaataaagaatatacaatatcgattgtccaatgcaataTAAACTTAGTCACATTTATTAACATTGCTTccctttaatattttaattgataactccatgttcccattaatgttcaatagtttgatcaataacttcatgtttccgttaatatacaatatttttaccgataacttcatgtttccgctaatattaatattttgatcactaacttcatattcctgttaatattcaatatttgttaatattcaatatttttatcaataacttcatgttcccgttattagtaaattcatgtttccgttattattcaatattttgatcagtaacttcacgtttccgttattattctcaGTATTTTTATAAGTAATGTTATGTTGTCCTTAATATTCAATgattaatgataataaaataattaaaaatatttcatattatcatataattttgatattatttaattcatacagtatttatgtatttattatagATCAGAATACTATACTTTATAGTCATATCAAAAACTAAGAGGGTGTTGTCCTTATGTATTTCTCTACAATACTATTAAACTCATACACAACTTaacttatgtttttttattagtgTTGTTTACTGACGAGTATAAAGTATAGTATTGTTTTGTTtcgtttagtttttttttgttgataaaatggagggcctaagcccaaaaacaaaagagaattaCACCGAATCTAAAAATAAACTGCTAATCCCTAAAGAATCCGCCGCCATAAGAGGCCATAAGAAATTTGGTGGCTCCTTGTGAACGGTGAAGGTCTTGTCAATATAACTTTGTTTTGCAAGCATATCCGCACACATGTTGGTAGATCTATAGGCATGAGAAATAACAACAATCTCGTGAAGATCCATGAGATTCTTAATCCTACGGAGGATAGCCACACACTCTAAATTGCTTGTCCTCCCTTCTTCAAGTGCAAGAACCACCTCCTTCGAGTCAATATTCACCTCAACCTTCCTAATACCCAAGGCTAAAGTAAGAGTTAGCCCTTCATAAACTCCCCAGAATTCTGCAAAAATAGCACTACTTCTCCCTAAGTATTTGTAGAAACTTCCCTTCCAGTCGCTATTGTGATCTCTGATGATTCCTCCACACCCAGCTTCCATACCACCTCTACTAGCTCCATCCGTATTAAGTTTTAGCATACTCTTAATAGGAGGTTTCCAACCCATGTATTCCATACCACCCTCGTCATAACGACAATTCCTTATAAACCGGGTAGCTTCCTCATaatccttaattttttttttcatgttagcttaatattttaattgataactccatgttcccgttaatgatcaatagtttaaataatataatataaatacatattaagaaatataaaataaaaattagagtaatatttatgataattaatttaaataattgtaactaatttttttttaactaatatgttaattttttattttataactaatatggttatttttaaaaaaattagagtaTATATAAATAAGCATTATATAGAAGTTGAAATGTTAGCTGAGTAACAAAACACGTgcctataagttttttttttttgtatataaataatatttggatcactattttataaaaacatttgttccccgtttataaaaataacattgtctatatttatttttttatataaaatcatttttatataatgttttataatttatttttaattgaatgtaacatttaatattttaaaatagaaaaatgaaatatatcgtagatattagaaaatattaaaaaataaaaaatttattatcatttaaaaataaaaagaataaaaaaggaaacaaatcaaatgcatattatattattgtttcgtCGTTTTGTTGTCTAATAACACTATTAGATTAACAAAATGCTAAATATAGACAAATTAATAGACCTATAtggataattatattaaaaataaattattttttagtataaaaataaatcttataactattaaataatacacataaaaattaaaattttataattagttGTTCATCAAAATATAACACATCATAGCaagttatttgcaatcttatctCCATCCACCCATAAAAATATGTTGTGTCTCCCCTTCATTGGTCCGTCCAAGATTTCATGGTATCTTTGCTCTATCAGATATCCTCACCAtgacaattttaatatttttctcgtATTTAGACAAGTAGTACATATTTATTAAATCATTATTTCAATGACATAGATTTCAATAGTaacatttttttttcatatttagatcaataatagacattatattctatttttctcttattttaattattattatattttttccctaagttattgtaatatatatttacttaatttattttaaatatttttgaaaaatcaaatttataaatatttattcattttagactttaatgtagcaataataattattttacaaataGAATTCTCAACTCAACAGAAacgaaaaattatattttatgtctatcttctttataatttaaatgacttgaataataacataaaagtaATACCTCTTTTTccgtttatttttcttattttcacttTTCTTATTTTCGATTTGGATTTTGtagagaatattttttattttatttatttaaagtccAATATAATCTATTTaggttaaaatttttataaataaatattttgaaattaattaaatatatagtttATTAATGATCAAATCGTGATTATGCTCTCTTTTTGATCTTTAACATATATagaaataacaaaataaatcaaaaaacaaatcaaaattcattagataTAATGGATTAAATCAGAAGAACCGTTCAACAGTAAAGTTGGAAAAATGAGACTTATAATTCCAGAATAACCGGACTGTTCAAAAGTAAAGTTGGAAAGACCAGATTTATAAAAGTGTAATAATTTATAAGGTAGAAAACCAACTGGAACCGTTCAACAATAAGATcaaaacaacattaaaaaaatgaaaatgaaaactcACATTAAAACCAAAACAGTAACAAACAAACCACGTCAATGAAACACATACAATCATCACATTTATCACTGTATAATTTATCTATTCTCTTTTCAAcctattacaaaaattaattgcACTCTGATTACAAAAATTGTACTTACATTTGTATTAACTTCTACTTCTTACGTACTCGTACTCTACAATTGTACTTACAAAAATGACagaaatcaaataaaactaatgatttgaaaatACTGATGGCAGTTTTTCCCTTATTCagatgagttttgatgaaaaccCTATCAAAGTACATAAATGTAGAAAATCAAACCAATATGTCAGTTGGTTTGTTCTGATGTTGCTTGATCTCATTCCACCATCGTATCTAAATAACATAAGaccaaaataatagaatataagaaaaaaaactcatcaaatcatctcaaaatgctcCCTCTTGTTCGAAACAACCTTCCATTTGTGGTGCACTCGAACAGAAACTTTCCAAAGTTCTTTGCTATCGTTGATGTCACAGATTTTCGCCAATGGTCTCGCCATATCGTACAGCCAGTTAGCACAAGCAGCAAATTAAAAATGGTCTGATACTACAGAAAAGTGGAAGCCACAAATGCTATAAATAACACAATCATTACGTATAATATAGCAGTTACAAACTCTTCATTACATAACTGATGCAGAAGGTGAATGGACAGAAGAAGATAAAGTCCTCATTATGTTAATTATGTAACACATAATTATGTAGAATGGAAGATGCATGGACAAAACCACACAAATGCTAATTATGTAACACATTCATAGTGGAAGATGGAAGAACATAACTTCATAAATGAACAGTCCACGTGGCGCATCCATAAGCAACATTTCCTACTCTCAGAATAAGCCACTTGGCAGCATGAGAGGAACTCTTCAAAAATATagagttttcttatattatagatatagattttttcgttttccccaaaaaaactcgacttttttcatttttccaaaaaaactcatttttttcgtttttcaaaaaaaaaaactcaacttttttcgttttcccaaaaaaatctcgatttttttcatttttttgaaaaaaactcgatttttccgcTTTTTCGAAAAATCTCgactttttttgtttttccgacaaaaactcgatttttttcgttttccccaaaaaatctcaacttttttcattttttcgaaaaaaactcgatttttccgtttttcgaaaaaactcgacttttttcgtttttccgaaaaaaaactcgattttttccgtTTTCCCTAAAAAATCtcgacttttttcattttttcgaaaaaaacttaatttttccgtttttcgaaaaaactcgactttttttgtttttccgacaaaaactcgatttttttcgttttccccaaaaaatctcgacttttttcattttttcggaaaaaactcgatttttccgtttttcgaaaaaactcgacttttttcgttttttagaaaaaactcgattttttactAATGTGCAGATAGCTAAAAGATCCAAGGGGGAAAATGAAATATACTCAATATGGTGGGAGGTATCCATATACTACAAATACAAATAGAAGGGTGCAATTTGGCGCTAAAAAAAATCCTATTCAAATGGAAATAATGGCGGCAACTGGAAATTCAATCCGAGGTCATCCAAAACCCATTCCACTTCGCTTCCGTAGATCAGTTGCGGCAGGGGCGCTCCCCCGACTATGTTGCCGCGCCGCCAACATTCCACCGTTTGAAAGACCAAAAGATAAACCTATTCTATTGCTCACGAAGAAAATTCTTCAGTCGCCAAGGTAAAAACCTAGGGTTCTAATTTGGTTTCGATGAATTGTCGttttttcatttttgatttgGTTATGTATTCGATTTTCTGCGCTAGGTATATGGATGGAGGGACACTACAGGATAAACCTACTCTCTTGCTCAACAAGAAAATTCTTCAGTCGCCAAGGTAAAAACCTAGGGTTctaatttggttttgatgaattgTCGTTTTTTCATTTTTGATTTTGTTATGTATTCGATTTTCTGCGCTAGGTATATGGATGGAGGGACACTAACAGTGAAGGATGATGAGAAGGATGATGAGAGAGCTGTTGAAGAGAAGCTGCTGTGTATAATGGGACGTGTTCTCGAATGGATTATGGTGAGcgcttatatttttttctttttattgtttaGATAAACACCTTCTAACCTATATTTTGGTATATGTGATCTTTCATGGGATTTCTTAACACTTCAATTATTGCTGGTAGCTTTTAGAACAAGTTAATTGAATTTCTATAGTGGTAGCTGGTAGTTTTTTAGCATAAACAACTTAATTGAATTTCTATAGTGGTTGGTATATGTGATCTTTCATGGGATTTTTTAACACTTCTATTATTGCTGGTACCTTTTAGCATAAACAAGTTAATTGTTGAACTTCTGTAACATAAGCATTATGCATATGATAATGTAAAGTCGGTCTGTTTTCATATGATAAGTTGTTTCGATAAGCTCTCTCAAAAGTCTCTTAGATACTTATGCAAGTAGTAAGATCAATCTGAACAAACAGGGAGTGTGGGGTTTTAGGTTATTGGAGGCCGTGAGTATTAAAGTTTGATTGATATAATTGACTGCTTTATTTTGCTAACCTTTTTAGTTTTGAAGTAATTGAGAAAACAAATAAGTTTTGCATGCTTTGCACAAGAAAATGAATCTTTTGGTTTACTGTGTTTGTTATTGAATTATAATTTGTTTGTGTTGggttattttgaagtatcataagCCTAATGCTGGTCCATCATTCACTGTCTAATTTGGGCTTATCAACCACTAATCATTTGAGAATGATTAGCCTTTTTTCAACCTTTGTGTGTTCCTTCTGTTATTGTTTAACCGATATGAATGTAACTTGTTCTTGAACAGATTGATTATATTGAGTTTTGAAGATAGAGTTGCTATGCTCATcttgtttaattattattgttattatttttgtcTCTCAAATTTCTTACAAATCTTGCTAGATAATGGTGAAGATTCCACTGTCCATTTCCTACAAATCTTCCCGGAGAACCGAAGAGGAGGTTATGACTATGTACGAGGAGTGGTGCATGAGGCATGGAAAGCTCAACAACAACTGCCTCCACCTGGGTCAAAAGGAAAAGaggtttgaaattttcaaagataaCCTTGAGTTTATCGACAAGCACAATGCTGAAAACCGGACATATAAGGTTGGTTTGAACCGGTTCGCTGATCTTAGCAACGAGGAGTACCGGCCCATGTATCTTGGATTCAAGACCGACTCAAGTCTACTGGCCGAGGCTGCGACAAAGAACATCATCCATTATGTTGCAAGTGTTGGTGACGACTTGCCTGAATATGTTGATTGGAGGAAAGAAGGTGCAGTGAACGAAATCAAAGACCAAGGTCGTTGTTGTAAGTAACTTTTACTCCTATCTACTCCAATGTATTGATGTACTCTgttccaataagttttttttaaagaattttgtGCATTCTTTTGGAAGTTATCCCGTGCTTTTTACATGGTTGTAAAGATAAACACTAAACATGCATGGTTTTTGTGTAATcatttttttggttttgtttataTGAAGCTAGCTGTTGGACGTTTTCAGCCGTAGCTGCAGTGGAAGGCATAAACAAGATAGTTACCGGAGAGCTTGTTTCCCTATCCCAACAACTTGTTGATTGCGATCAAACTGTTAATGTAGGATGCGACGGTGGCCATGTGGAATTGGCCTTTGAGTACATCATTAAGAATGGTATTTTCAGTGACAATGACTATCCTTATCGTGGTGTTGATTGTGCATGTGATCTAAACAAAGTAAGTTACACTTGACTAATATGATAATGGTAATAGATCTATCACTTAAATAATTACTGGTATtactctcttctttcttctcttctggTACAGAAAAATGCGAAAGTGATAACCATAGATGATTACGAAGAAGTACCCAAATACAATGAATTAGCCTTAAAAGAAGCGGTTTCTAATCAACCAATAAGCGCTGCGATTGAATCATGTAGTACAGAATTTCAGTTATATAAATCTGTAAGTTTCTTTATCAACGACAAACAATTTTATGAGTGTAGATTTGTTCCACTTTAACCAAGACAAGCATAAACATTTGCATGGCATACTGAGTGGAAGCTTTGTTAGATCCTTAGACCATGCTGTAAATATTGTTGGCTATGGAACAGAAGGCGGACGTGATTACTGGATCGTCAGAAATAGTTGGGGCAAGGGATGGGGAGAGGCTGGGTACGTAAGATTGGAGCGCAATTTAGCAACAAGCATGTTAGGAACATTTGGAATCGCAATGAGGGCCTCCTACCCTGTAATGAGAGGCCAAAATCTTGGACCATCTCCTCCTTAACCTGTGACTACTTGCTGaaagaaaaatatgaacaaaagacATTAAATAGTAACTGTAGTAGATCCTACAGTTACACACTCAGTAGTACACAGTTTTAATGTAGTAAATCCAACATTTACTTGCTGACATTCAATAGTACACTGTTTTGATGTAGTAGATCCTACACTTACACTTGCGGACATTCAATAGTACACTGTTTTAATGTGTAAATATAACTCTTTCTCATGTCCAACATTTTATTGGTTTAATGTGTAAATATCTCTTTCTCATGTCCAACATTTTATTGGTTTAATGTGTAAATATAAACTGTCCTATTATCCAATTAACAAACTTAGATGCTATATTAGAATTTTTCACCTAACTCAactttaaaaaaccaaaaaaattaattttatgttaaATCATGGAGAACAAACATAAAAAGCCATTAACATATATAGTGCAAAAGATATTAAAACAATAATTGTAATAAGGTATTTTTGTAGTATGGTTTTTAAACATGATAAATAAGaatgcattttttatttaaaatattttatttatattttgtggaGTAAAATATTATATCATTGTGGAATATATAAATAGAggagtttttttaaaaacattatgAATGAGTAGTTACATTTTATGGGGAGTTAAATATGATATATTTTAGATTGTTATGTCTTGAAGAGTGTcacataatattttaattaacgtGGCATGTAAGATGATAAGTTGTCGATAAAATGATAAGTAATTtagaattaatatattataatagatgAAAAAGATTAAATGATGAAATTTCTTGATCAAAGGGTGAAGAACGAAGGAACATATAGTGTTTTATTTGTGAGAGTCTCAAATGAGGTTGACACAAAGGTATGTGCCTTATGAGGTATTGCCTTGGTGTTGGCGTTACTTTTGTATAGGTTCATCCTCATAATAAAACACGTGCACAATGCCATTATCCCTCCATCAGATATGTAGACTGAATCGTACCACAACTTCTTGAAAAATAGATGGTCAAACAGTCTCCCATAGTCAAGGGGGAACGATTATCACTCTCTAGGGTTTCTTAAACCTTATGTCCTAGGATCTCTAAAAATACTTGGGCAAAACCTAGGTACAATtctaaaaactcgatttttttcgtttttctaaaaaaactcgattttttcgtctttccgaaaaaacacaattttttgtttattcgaaaaaactcgatttttttgttttcctgaaaaaactgaatttttttgtttttcgtaaaaacacgattttttttcgttttttcggaaaaaactcGAATTTTCAATTTTCTGAAGAGAttcgattttttgtattttcatattttattatttttaaaaaaatgatttaaaccatttaaagtataaaataaaaataattcattggattatcaaaatgtgttggatggatttaatccatccattaacttattttttatttggtgaatggattggatggattttttggtggatggattggatggattttagcTTAATGGATCCAATTGCCACCCCTAGTGACCACGCCATGCACGAGAAAACTTAAAAAAGTTAATAAAcaataatttcatttattttttaaatattttttattttaaatgttttgaaattaaaatttattaacattATAATGTTTATAACTTTAAAAATTTTAAGGCATACTTTTCTATTTGTTTAATgtaaaaaatgtaaaatattaaattattgaattataatgctttaaaattaaaaattatctttacaatttatatataaatattatatacaaatagaataaaaaatattgtcattttttaatcatattaaaaattattaatattttttatttcttatctaatctaaaatatttatataaatgatattattttattttttaagtgaTCTATGTAGTATTTGTgatgttaaataaatatttatataaatgatataaaaattgaatgtatttcttctctattataaattatttaaaaaaaatttattattgaagaATTTTCATTTGGAAAATTTTAAAAGTGTTaattgaatattattattattattactatttataATAATGGTAATtggatattatattattttttgttagaGTAATTCTATTTAGTACGATGGAATTTGAACAAGAAATATAAGAATATACATGTGTCATTAATTTAGtggataatttttaatttattataaattaaatttccttctTAATAGGGATCATGGGGGTGGTTATGATAAAGAATGATTGAGATTTATTCTTGCttttcttgtttttactttttcttactaataagcattttcctttctattattattaggtatatattatattattattagttaaacattttattattatatattatttatataatattattattattaatggtggtgattgaatattatattattattattattagtagtaaAATTAGATTTGtgtctaaattttttattaaagttagGTTTCTACAATAttgaataaatttatatatatttaaataagattaaaataaaaatttaatacaaaaaacaattttaaaaagaaattattttctATATAATATGGgtgtaattttttaaatttatttagtctctaaaatcttaaaatgtaaaaaaatgttTCTAAAAGGGGTTAAACACATACCCTTTACAATAACCAGCAATTCTCTATCCACTACGCAAACTTATCAACTACGCCAACTTACCAACTTGTTTGAATAACTACAATAGTAATATATCACCAAATAGTTTATTAAACAGTTTAATTTTTTATACCACTAAATAGTTTATtaattaatgaaataatttattaattaatatcattaaatagtttattaattaaaaataatttattaattaatttatttaataattagtcTATTAATTAATGATGTTACTATTTTAttactatttaataaaatagtacttgaaatataaaatattttataaactatttatatttaataaactatttaatattttatttattatatcaaataaattatttaatcattAATTAATAGTTGATATCTTTGCCCCCCAACCTTCATCCCTATAATTAGGAACTAAAACTAAATAAATGTCTTCATATCTTCATCTAAACCTTCATACATTCAGATTTTTTGTCTTATGAAGTCTTTTCATCTCTGTAAGttgatgtgtttttgattttattccttaaatttcttttttctttacgATTTTAGTCCCTAATTCTGGGTAtatattcttgtttttttttttttttacattagtCTCTAATTCTGAGTTTCTCTTACTTTATTTTATTCTGAGTATAATTTTTGATTGAATAGATGAAAAGAATTATTGATCTCATCATTTGACTTCATCAACTCAAACTAGGTTTTATACATTGAAtaagaataaaaagaaaacaatagTATTTAAGAGAAGATAtgaagattaaaataaaaatgcaattgaGAATGATGGTTGAAATGATCGAGAAAAATGAATGATCTTGTGCATGATAAAATAGAGATTAAAGATGAGTTTATAGGTGAGGAAAATAGATATTGTGATGGAGATGAATTTAGTTTATTAGTGACGCAATTATGTAATCTATATTTGTATTGCAATATTGTTTATAAATTCGATGAATGATCTAGTGGATAGAGAGTTGCTTATTATTGAAAAGGTCATGGGTTTTAAAAAGACGCCACGCCAACACCGTTAGCCACATAGACATTTTTGTAATCGAATTTTAACGTAATGCCaacaaaaaataaacatataaaactcgaacctaaaaaataaaatttagggATTAAACACAAATTTTTTTTAACTCACAATAATCTTATAATAGTATTTAAGCCTTATAACTATTAATAGATATTATTTCATagagtattaaaataaaaattaattttaaataaaaatctaaCAACTATATTAGTATAAAAATTCTTTAtacaattctttaaaaaaatatttgatttattaaaagTAGCAAGCAAGCTTAAAAGATTAATTAACAACAAATATAATGATCACAACTAGAAACGGTGGGGAATAGTAGATCTGATGCTGACAACGCATGGAAGGAGCACGAGAAGGAAGCCATGAAAGGGACTGATCGCTTGACACAGTTATTGAAGAGATCATAGGGCCCTGATCTCGCATTTGGAAACGCGTGATGTTACACGTAGGCAAGGAGTACTGGTTGACACATACaccgaatttctttttctttttctct encodes:
- the LOC131609097 gene encoding cysteine proteinase mucunain-like, producing MTMYEEWCMRHGKLNNNCLHLGQKEKRFEIFKDNLEFIDKHNAENRTYKVGLNRFADLSNEEYRPMYLGFKTDSSLLAEAATKNIIHYVASVGDDLPEYVDWRKEGAVNEIKDQGRCSSCWTFSAVAAVEGINKIVTGELVSLSQQLVDCDQTVNVGCDGGHVELAFEYIIKNGIFSDNDYPYRGVDCACDLNKKNAKVITIDDYEEVPKYNELALKEAVSNQPISAAIESCSTEFQLYLHGILSGSFVRSLDHAVNIVGYGTEGGRDYWIVRNSWGKGWGEAGYVRLERNLATSMLGTFGIAMRASYPVMRGQNLGPSPP